TAACAGCAATAGCTTTATGCATAGCAGGAGTAACAAAAGCCCAGACTTACGTTCCTCCCGTTTTTGGCGCAGACAGTCTGAACATCCATACGGATGAAATGACACGCCTATATGTACCTCCTCAAAAGGTCATGTGGATTAGCAATGACTCTTTAGTCAGCAATGCGGAAGTACTGCTTCTTCCCGGTACGGGACAAGCGGAACTTGGCAGAAAGAGCATGTGCTCCATGCATACTACAAAAAGTGATACAGCTTCCATTCTACTGGATTATGGACGGGAGTTGCACGGAGGCTTAAAACTTGTATTAGGTTCGGCAAAACCTTGGAGAACAGCTTCTGTACGCATTCGTTTCGGAGAATCCGTAAGTGAGGCCTGTAGCCAGAATGATGGCGGCAAACGGAGAAAGGGATATTCCACAAACGACCATGCCATGCGTGATATGGTTATGCAGGTTCCAAGTGACGGACAAATTGAAATAGGAAGCACCGGATTCCGCTTCATCCGTATCGACTGTCTATCTCCCGATATGACTATCTATCTGAAAGAAGCTCCGGCCATTTTCCGCTACCGGAATATCCCTTATCTGGGTTCATTCCGTTGCAACGATCAGCGTCTGAATGATATATGGATGACCGGAGCATACACCGTCCACCTGAATATGCAGGAATATTTATGGGATGGCATAAAGCGCGACCGCCTGATATGGCTGGGCGACATGCACCCCGAAGTAGCAACCATTATAAGCGTATTCGGGCATAACGAAGTAGTAAACAAGAGCATAGACCTGGCTTGCGAACAGTTCCCCCTGCCCCAATGGCTGAATGGCATCAGTACTTATTCAATGTGGTACCTGATTATCCAGCACGAATGGTATGTGCATAATGGAAACATTGATTTTTTACGTCACCATCGCGCCTACATCACCGGAGTTATCGACCGCATAGATGAATGTGTAGACGAGGAAGGCAATGAAAATCTGGCAAAACAACGTTTTCTGGATTGGCCGTCAAGTCCTAATCAGCCGGGGGTTGAAGCAGGATGCAGAGCATTGCTTAGCTGGGCTTTGAAAGATGCAGAGGTATTATGCAATCTACTGGAAGAACAAGAACATGCAAAAAAATGCCGTGCCATATCCAAGCGACTGAAAAAACAAATAAAACAACCTAACGGTTTGAAACAAGCAGCCGCACTAATGTCCATCGCAGGATTAATGAAGCCCGAGCAAGCATGCAGCGAAGTTATCTCAGTAGATGGTGCCAAGGACTTTTCCACTTTTTATGGCTACTACATGTTGCAGGCCCTTGCACAAGCAGGCGAATACCAGCAAGCTCTTGACATTATCCGTCAGTACTGGGGAGGAATGTTAGATTTAGGAGCAACCACTTTTTGGGAAGATTTCAATCTGGACTGGATCCATAATGCCGCCAGACTGGATGATTTCGTTCCTGAGGGCAAAGATGATATTCATGGAGATTTCGGCGATTATTGTTATCCCAGTTTCCGACATAGCTTCTGCCACGGCTGGGCTTCCGGCCCTACCCCTTGGATGACACAGCATATTTTAGGTGTTGAGATAGTGGATGCAGGCTGTAAAACTCTTCGCATAACTCCCCATCTTGGTGATTTGGAATGGGCGGAAGGCACCTTCCCTACTCCATTGGGGATAGTCTACATCAAGCATGTCAAAGGAGCTGATGGGAAAATAGTTTCTACGGTCAAAGCTCCTGATGGAATCAAAGTAATATAAAATAAGGGGCTCTCTAACGAGCCCCTCATATTATATCAAAATTCCTCTTTCAACTGTTCACACCAGTCCGTTATACGTTTATCCGTCAGCTTCGACTGGTTCTCTATATCAATCACCAGTCCACACCATTTACCATCCCTCAAAGCTCTTGACCGGTTAAATGAATAACCTTCGGCAGACGTAAATCCGACAAGGATAGCCCCTGCCTTTTCAAAAGCATCAGCCAGTATTCCCAGACCATCCACAAAATTATCGGGATAACCGATTTGATCACCAAGCCCGAAGAGGGCTACTTTCTTGTCTTTCAGATCGAGGCTTTCTATTTCCGGTATCATCTCATCCCAATAGGTGGGCAATTCACCGTCAAACCAAGTAGAAGCACCTACTATCAGTTTATCATAAGCCTGGAAATCATTCTGCCAAGCTTTTTCTATCATGATCATTTCTACTTCTTTGTGTCCGAGCTTCTCACGTATCTTCTCTGCGATATGAGAAGTCTTGGCAGCATTCATTGCATAAAATAATCCTATCTCTTTCATAATAACTTATTATTAAATTAATATTCCAACAGCTTCTTGGCTGCTTCATAAATTCTATCTGCACCCGGCAGAATGGCACGTTCAAGTATCGGATTAAAACCTACAGGAGTAAAGGTAGAACCTACACGCTGTACCGGTGCATCCAGATAACGGAACAAGTCTGTACCAATACTGGCTGCTATCTCACCACCGAAGCCACCAAAGACTTTATCTTCATGAACAATCAAGGCTTTACTGGTCTTCTTCACAGACTCATAAATGGTTTCTTTATCCAACGGTATCAAAGAACGGATATCAATCACTTCCACACTCCAACCGCCTTCTTTTTCCAAACGTTCGGCAACATTCAAGCAGAAATGCGTTGTGTTACCATAGGTGATAATACTCAGATCACTGCCCTCACGGCGAATACGCGCTTTCCCAAAAGGAACTTCAAAATCATCAGGAACAATGGTGGCTGCTTCTACGGAATTATACAATGCTTTCGGTTCAATAAACAGCGTGAACCCACGGGAGCGTATACTTGCACGGAGTAGTCCGGCAGCATCATCGGCAAAGGACGGGCAAACAATCCGTGCTCCGGGCAGAGTAGCCAAAGCGCCCTCCAGATTTTGCGAGTGATAGAGTCCGCCACCGATATAACCACCGGAAGCCAAACGCAAAGTTACATTAGGAACAAACTGTCCGTTGCTGCGCCAATACTCATGGGTACATTCCACATATTGTTCTACGGCAGGCCAGAAATAGTCGGCAAACTCCGCCCCCTCTATCACTACCCGGATTTTAGGATCAAAACGGCTCATTCCATTTGCTGTGCCGACAATATAATCTTCAGCGATAGGTGCACTGAATACACGAGCTTCGCCGAATTCCTGCTGCATTCCTTTGGTTACATTGAACACGCCCCCTTTATCCCGATTGGCAACATCCTGCCCCCAGATGAAGGTATTAGGATTATAGCGGAACTCTGCTTTCAGCGTTTCATTGATGGCAGTTACAAAGAATTTCTTCTCTCCTTCTGTCTCACGATGTGTTCCATCTTTATATTTTTCCGGTTCGTAAGGTTCCGGCAATACATAGTTGAAAATGGTTTTAGGGTCAGGATCGGGAGCTGTCAGCGCCTTACGATTAGCTGCAGCCAGATCTTTCTTTGCTTTCTCCTCTATTTCTTTCAGCTCTTCCTCCGTGAGACGCTTGTAACGCAACAGCATCCGGCGGAACTTCAGCAACGGATCAGCTTCTTTCACATAAGCCAGTTCATTTTCATCCCTGTACAAAGTATCTTTGTCAGAGTTGGAATGGGAACCGATACGGACACAATTGGCATGTACGATTACCGGATTCCGGTTCAACAATGCATACTCACGAGCCTCAGTCATGGCATTCATGGAGTCGAACACATCTTTTCCATTACAATGGATAATCTTCAGATTCTTGAATCCGGAGAAATTATCCGCCACTTTACGGGCTGCCGTCTGGTCTTTCTTCGGAACAGATATACCATATCCATTATCTTGCCATACAAAAATAACGGGCAGGCGTTCAAGGCTGGCACCATTGACAGCTTCGTAGACAAAACCTTCAGAGGAAGCAGATTCGCCGTGTGAAGTAATAACAACTCCTTTATGGTCATAATATACCATTGCACGTGCCACACCGGCTGCATGAAGATCATGCGTACCTGTAGCCGAGGATATGTTCTCGATATGCCATTCGGGTTTGGCAAAGTGATTGGACATGTGGCGTCCGCCACTTCCCGGATCAGTGGCTTTGGAGATGCCATTCAGTATAAGTTCTTCCGCCGTCATTCCGGCGGAAAGGGCAGTCAGCATATCACGGTAGTAAGGGAAGAGGAAGTCTTCTCCTTTGGTAAATACCTGTCCGATGGCCAACTGTATCCCGTCATGTCCAGCATACGGAGCATGAAAGGACCAGCCAAGGGACTGCAACAGGTAAGCGGGTGCCTTTTCGTCAAGCGCACGCCCCAGCGTCATCAGATAATACCATTTCTTCAGTAGTTCCACATCTGTGGTTTTTATATTGTACTTTTTCATACTTATCAAGGTATTAAGTTATTCTTTCCAATTTTCCAGATAATCTTTAATAAAATAGAGGAAATTGCCACCTAATGAACCATCCACGACTCTATGGTCATAAGAGAGGGACAGATACATCTTACGACGGATGGCAATCACATCCCCTTCCGGGGTCTCTATTACGGCGGGCTTTTTCTCGATGTATCCTACTCCCAGGATAGCTACCTGAGGCTGATTGATGATAGGTGTACCGAACAAAGACTTGAATGTACCGAAGTTCGTAATCGTAAAAGTGCCACCGGAAATATCATCGGGCATCAGCTTATTATCACGAGCCTTGAGTGCCAGTGAATCAATGGCTACGGCAAGTCCGTTCAGGTTCAGACGATCGGCATCACGAACCACCGGAACAATCAGATTGCCATCATTCAGAGAAACGGCAATACCGACATTGATATGTTTCTTGAACAGGATATTATATCCCTCTACCGATACATTCACTTGCGGGTAAGCAGCCAGCGCCTTCGCCACAGCTTCTGTGATGGCAGGCATATAAGTCAGTTTCACCCCCTCACGACGGAAGAAAGCATCTTTATTCTTATCACGCCACTTCACAAGTTTCGTTACATCCACTTCCACAACATTAGTTACGTGCGGGGAAGTATGTTTCGACATTACCATGTGGTCGGCTATCACCTTACGTACACGATCCATCTCTTTAACTTCAACACCTTCTGCTGAGAATGTGCCGGAAGCTGGTGTAATACGTTGTACTTCAGGAGTTGCAGCAGGTTTAGCAATCATTATACCGCCACTTTGTTTCCGGACAATGTAACTCTTGATGTCCTTTTTGCTCACCCGTCCCTGATATCCGGTACCCGGAATAGTATCCAGTTCTTTAGGCTGAATGCCGGCCTCACGAGCCAACTGAAGAACTACAGGCGAATACCAACGTTCTTCTTCCGATTTTACAGCCTTGACTTGAGGAGTTTCCTCAGAGGCAGCCTTAGAAACAACCGCAACACTCTCATCAGTAGCGGAACTTTGGAGAGCCTCTACGCTATCCTCATCCTCGGAGTTCTCACCTCCGATATCGACAATAGCCACCACCGTACCCACAGCTACGGTATCTCCTTCCTTAAATAAAATTTCCACGACTTTACCTTCTACCGGAGATGGTATTTCGGCACTAACCTTAGCGGTATTTACTTCAAACAACACATCATCTTCTTTAATGATGTCTCCTACTTGTACCGACCATGAGATGATGGTACCTTCGGTTATACTTTCACCCAATTTGGGCATCTTTATTTCAAATCTTGACATATAGTTAAGTTTTAGGTTCTCGGTTTATTATTATACAACAAACAACTGAGTAGTAAGTTTTTAACTTAAGTAAAAGTTAATGCGGATTTATGATATATCCACTCTTTGCAGGCATACTTTTCCGTTTTCAACCGTTCGATGGCTTCCATATCTCCGGCAGAAAAACGGTAAATCCGGTTATCGTCATCATCTACAAAGGAGTGAAAGAGCAAGTGTATGAAACGCTTGATAGCCATGGGTTCGGACAAAAACTCTTTTATATTAGCAACTTCACTCCGTACGGAAGGTACCGCACGCACAGTACGAGAGCCCGGTATACGGCTTTCCGCATCTGGATCGCCATTCAATGCCGCATTTAACGTATCCAGATCAGTAGAAAACAACAAAGTACAATGATACATCACACGATCTTTGTGTATGCATTGCGCACTACCTGATATTTTCCGTTCATCCACATAAATGCCCAGACGCTGGTCAGCATAAGCTGAGATGCCTACCTTTTCAAGGAAATCAACGACCTGTTGCAGGTAATATACAAAGTCCGGCTGCTTTACGGTTTCAATAAAACTCAGATTAATGTTTCCCCGGTCATGATATACAGCACCTCCACCGGAGAAACGGCGTGCCAAGGTTATTCCCTTTTCATCCAGAAACCTCTCGTCCGCTTCCGCCGCCACACTCTGATGTTTCCCAATCACTACAGATGGCTCCGACTGCCAAAGCATAAAGAAGTTACCTCGCTTCTGTTTCAACAAATACTCTTCTGCTGCCAGATTAAAATAAATATCCGTACAGCGATTATCAATACAAAACATTACGCAAACAAAGTTTCATGGAAGATTTCACCGACCGTCGGATGTGGAAAAACAGTCTTTTGAAACTCTTCCACCGTATATCCGTGCTGCACGGCAAGCCCGGCAAGAACAATCAATTCGGAAACAGGGTTTCCCAGCATATGGCAACCTATCACCCGATCATCATCGTCCAATATCAACTTACAAAGCCCGTTCACCAATTCATTCTCGGCTACAAAACGACCGGAATAGGCCATCGGTAACTTCTGTACCTGATAACTGATACCGGATGCTTTCAGTTCTTCCTCAGTCTTACCTACTCCCGCTACTTCGGGATTGGTATACACCACACCGGGTACACAATCGTAATTCATACGGTCTTCCACTCCCAAGATATGATTGACAGCAACTTCACTTTCACGAATGGCAGTATGTGCCAGCATAGAGTGTCCGGTAATATCACCACAGGCATAAACACGAGGATGGGAAGTCCGCATATGCTCATCCACCTTCACACCGTTGCGCTGCAGTTCAATGTTCAGTTTATCCAAACCGACTTGGGACAAGTTAGCTTTCCTACCCACACTGACGAGTACCTTTTCGGCTTCGATAAGTGCAGTCTTACCTTCCTTTTCAATAGTGACACCCTCTTTGCCGACTTCAATTACTTTGGCATTCAAATGGAAATTAACCCCACGCTTCTGATATTCCGAACGCAGCATACCACTGGTTTCCTTATCCATGGCACCCAATATTTCGGGCATCATTTCAACAACATGCACCTGCACACCCATGCTATTGAAAAAAGAAGCGAATTCCATTCCGATAACGCCACCACCGATAATGACAAGTGAACGGGGCAAAGTTGTGATCTCCAATGCTTCCTTTGATGTCCAATAATCAATTTCAGATAACCCTTTAATGGGAGGGATCAATGTATCGGAACCTGTACATACCAACAGATAAGTCACTTCATATACTTCACCGGCAGCCGAAAGCTGAAAGCGTCCGTCCGCCTCACCCACAATAATGGCTTCTTGTGGTACAATAACAGCACCATACGAATTGACCGTCATCTTCACACCACCGGTCAGCTTTTTCACAATCTTATCTTTACGGTCGATAATCTTTTTCATATCGAACGCCGAACCGTCGGGCACTGAGATGCCATATTTGGACGCGCCTTTCATATTGTCCCACAACTTGGCGGAATAGAGCAGAGTTTTGGTAGGAATACACCCCTCATTGAGACAAACACCGCCAATAGCTTTCTTTTCAAACAAAACTGTTTGCAGCCCGTTTGCAGCCGCTCTTTCGGCTGCCGTATATCCGGCAGGACCACCGCCGATGATAGCTATATCATATTTCATAAATCAGTAGTATTAAGTAAATTATATACTTAACAACAAAAGAGAAAAGCACAAAGTTCTATAGAAACCTATTAAGGAAAGTTACTGTTTTTCAGCCACAATAGCCAACATCCTAAAATTTATCTGTACTTTTGCAGAAATTCAAGAAATACTATGGTAGCTCCCGAAATAGCAATTGTCGACTCCAACACCTTATCATGTATGGGATTGCAAAGCCTTCTAGAAGAAATTATCCCGATGGCCGTCATCCGTGTATTCAGTTCGTTCGAGGAACTGATGGACGATACTCCCGATATGTACGCGCATTATTTTGTTTCAGCACAGATATATTTTGAGCATACCGCTTTTTTCCTACCGCGCAAGCCCAAGACCATTGTATTGGCAAACGGTGACAATCAGCCTCAGCTGGCAGGAATACCGACCTTGAATATTTATCAGGACGAGAAAACACTGATCAGAAACATCCTGCAACTGCATCAGTTCGGACACAAAGGCGGACATCCTCATAGCCACCCCCACGGACATCCCCACGGTGCAACAGCGCATCCGTGCGGTAATCCTCATGCCGACAGCGAACATGATCTCTCTCCCCGCGAAATAGAAGTACTGGTACTGATAACCAAAGGACTTATCAATAAAGAAATAGCCGATAAACTGAATATCAGCCTGACTACCGTCATCTCCCACCGAAAGAATATTACGGAGAAGCTGGGCATTAAATCAGTGGCCGGACTAACGATTTATGCTGTAATGCACGGATATGTAGAAGCGGACCGCATCTAAATGCGAATTGATATTTAAGCGCGGATTTGAGCACCCTTTTTTTTACGCCACCCGTAACAGACCTATTACGCCGCCCGTAACAGTACCGTTACGACAAACATCCCTTTCCGCCCCCACAAATCCTAATAAATGAGGATTGCGGGAACGAAGAGAATCCTCTTTCTTTGCAGGCAAAATAATAAAAGACAAAGAATGAATAAGAGTAAATTGTTAGCCTTTGCCCTGGCACTCCTGTCGATAGGGAACGTATGTGCAGAGGAAGTGGATACCCTGAAAATAGTGGACGTTGAAGAAGTCCTGATCATTGCAGCACCCAAAGAGAACCGTAAGTTGCGCGAGCTGCCCAATGCCGTCACCTTACTTTCGCAACAAGATATGCAGGCTGCACAAGTGAACTCAATCAAAAACCTGACCGCACTTGTCCCCAATATATTTATTCCCGACTACGGTTCGCGCCTGACTTCCGCCGTTTATATCCGCGGTATCGGCTCGCGTATCAACACCCCTTCCGTAGGATTATACGTCGACAATATACCTTATATAGATAAATCCGCATTCGATTTCAATTATTCCGACATCGAGCGTATTGATGTGCTGCGCGGTCCGCAGGGTACACTGTACGGACGAAATGCGATGGGTGGACTTATTAAAGTACATACCAAATCTCCTTTCTCTTATCAAGGTACTGACTTCCGGATAGGGGCAGGTACACACAATCAATACAATACTTCCGTCACTCACTATCACCGGATGAATGAGCGCTTTGCATTCTCGGCTGGAGGATTTTATGAATACGAAGGCGGTTTCTTCCGCAATGCAGCGCTCAACAATAAAAAGGTAGATAAAGGGCAGTCTGCCGGTGGACGTATCCGCGCCATCTACTTGCCCAGCGATAATTGGAAGCTCGACTTTAATGTAAGTTATGAATATGGTGACCAAGGCGGTTACCCGTATGGACTCTACAATAAAGAAACCGGAGATGTAGCCAAGACGGCTTACAATGATGAAAGTAGCTATTACCGCAACCTGCTGAATGCCGGACTTAATGTAGAGTACCAGGCGCAGAATTTCACACTCAGTGCCGTAACCGGATATCAGCATCTAAAGGATCGTATGTTTCTGGATCAGGATTTCACAGCCTCAGATACGTATACACTGGAACAGAAACAACGCATCAATACCATCAGTGAAGAAATTGTGATGAAGAGCAAGGAAAACCGCCGCTGGCAATGGGCAACGGGCATCTTCGGCTTCTATCAATGGCTGAATACTACTGCCCCCGTCACATTCAAGGAAGACGGTATGGCGATGATGGATCAGATGTTGGGCAGCGTGATTCCATCGAAGATAGAAGTGCCGATGGGGCCGACATCGAGCATGAACATCATGCCGTCATTAAAGATAGCCAGCACCCGCCTGCCCATCAACGGAGATTTCGAGACACCGCTTCTGAACGGAGCCTTGTTTCACCAATCCACCTTCCGGGACGTATTCGGACTTGGCGGACTCTCTTTCACCGCCGGGCTTCGACTGGACTATGAGAAGATGAAGATGGACTATAACTCCGGCACAGCCATGGACTACACCGTAGGCATCACAGGCCAGATGGTACAGAACGGACAAGTTATCAGAGACATCCCGATGATGCCGGAAACCGCATTGACTGTTGAATCAAGATATGAAGGTTCCATCAGCAAAGATTATCTGCAATTGTTGCCGAAATTTGCCTTGCAATATGATTTCAAGAAAAACACCGGTAACGTCTATGTGACTGTCAGCAAAGGGTACCGTTCGGGCGGCTACAACATCCAGATGTTCTCCGACCTGCTGCAATCCAGCCTGCGCAATGATATGATGAAACAATCTAAAGAAGAAATCATGCCGCATGTTCCCGATGCTTATAAGGCATTGGTAGAAGGACATTTTCCTGACGCCGGAGTAAACCCGGATGCCAAAGCCGCCACCGTCTACAAACCTGAACAGACCTGGAACTATGAAGCAGGCACCCACCTGAATCTTTTCCAGAACCGTCTGCGTGCCGATGCCGCCCTCTTCTGGCTCGAAACGCGCGACCAACAAATATCACGCTTTGCCCAAAGCGGCCTCGGACGTGAAACGGTAAATGCAGGAAAGAGTCGCAGCCTCGGAGCTGAAATATCTCTGGCGGGCGCAGTTACTACCAACTTCACGCTGACTGCAAATTATGGCTACACATACGCCACATTCAAAGAGTATGTGACGAATGCGAAAAGCGCAGATAATAAAGTGATTGAAATAAGTTACAATGGCAATTACGTCCCCTTCGTCCCCAAGCACACCCTGAGCCTGGGCGGACAATACATTTTCCGCATCAACCCGGGACATTGGCTGGACCGTATTCAACTTAATGCCAACTACACCGGTGCAGGACGTATCTATTGGACCGAGCAGAATGATGTCAGCCAAGCCTTCTACGGCACATTGAACGGACGCCTCAGCCTGCAAAAAGGCAACGGACAGATTGACTTCTGGGTTCGCAATGCACTGGATAAAGACTACGCTGCTTTCTACTTTGAAAGCATGGGCAACGGATTCATGCAGAAAGGCCGCCCCATACAGGCGGGAATCGAACTACGTTGCAGGTTCTGATAGAGATCATTACTTCCGTCCCCATACATCTCCCTAACCCGTTATGCAAAAGATGGCATCTTTTACATTACATCTAAGCAGGAAAGAGGGGAAAAGTAAGTATCATAAGCATGAAAGGGTTAAGAGAACTTGCTACACCCTATTATTCATTGATAGCACCACAGCTTGGGCAAGCCCCCTTTTCTTTTAATTTCTGTCCGCAGCGCCCGCAACGATAGCGGTAAATGACAAGTGTAGTACACATTCGCTTTAGGAAAAGTCCAAGGAAAACAACAAGGAAAATATAGCCGATATAGATTTGTGTAGTCAGTATAAAGAAGAAATAACAGAAGATACAACAAGAAGCCAATCCCAACAGATAGAATACGGCAGCGGCAGGAGTCAACTGACGGAACAAGTCATCGAGTACTGCCAGCAGTACAATGATAAACAACCAGATGCTCAGCAAAAAGACTGAGAGAATAAACGGCACCTTGAAAGGTGAAAGCGTAGGATTAAAATAGAAATGTTCCCACGTTTCGGGCACAAAGACTTGCATCGTCTCATACACCGTAGCACTGAATGCCATCAACAGGCAGAGTAAAAGCGGATATACACTATCAATATCATTGAAATAAACAATCTTCAACTGCTTCCGACGGAACAGACGGAACACCCAGGCACCGATAAACAAGGCGAAAATAATCACGAAGTAAGAAGCATGTGTATCACTGAACAAGTAAATGAATTGTGAGATACTGTCCGTAGGTACAAAAGCTTGCATCATTTCCCGCTCCCCGATCCAGCCCTGTATCTCTTGGGAATGAGCCAGTTTTACCCAAACACTGTCCACACTATCAGCAGAATGAATGGCAAATTCGGCCACTACTACACGGTCTCCTCTATACAGAGTATTGTAGCAATCCTTCACCGGCAGACAGGCAAGCACCACGGAATCCTGCACCACTTCCAGATTCGTATTCAACGTATAATGCCGGTCGTAAAGGTAGGTCAGAGAGTCGCGGGTTTTATCACTGATACCTTCATCATCCAGACTGGGACGGGAGTAACGGCAGGAAACCAGACTGATAATAATCGCTATCACCACAGAGTAGCACAGAGTTGCAC
The nucleotide sequence above comes from Bacteroides intestinalis DSM 17393. Encoded proteins:
- a CDS encoding TonB-dependent receptor; this translates as MNKSKLLAFALALLSIGNVCAEEVDTLKIVDVEEVLIIAAPKENRKLRELPNAVTLLSQQDMQAAQVNSIKNLTALVPNIFIPDYGSRLTSAVYIRGIGSRINTPSVGLYVDNIPYIDKSAFDFNYSDIERIDVLRGPQGTLYGRNAMGGLIKVHTKSPFSYQGTDFRIGAGTHNQYNTSVTHYHRMNERFAFSAGGFYEYEGGFFRNAALNNKKVDKGQSAGGRIRAIYLPSDNWKLDFNVSYEYGDQGGYPYGLYNKETGDVAKTAYNDESSYYRNLLNAGLNVEYQAQNFTLSAVTGYQHLKDRMFLDQDFTASDTYTLEQKQRINTISEEIVMKSKENRRWQWATGIFGFYQWLNTTAPVTFKEDGMAMMDQMLGSVIPSKIEVPMGPTSSMNIMPSLKIASTRLPINGDFETPLLNGALFHQSTFRDVFGLGGLSFTAGLRLDYEKMKMDYNSGTAMDYTVGITGQMVQNGQVIRDIPMMPETALTVESRYEGSISKDYLQLLPKFALQYDFKKNTGNVYVTVSKGYRSGGYNIQMFSDLLQSSLRNDMMKQSKEEIMPHVPDAYKALVEGHFPDAGVNPDAKAATVYKPEQTWNYEAGTHLNLFQNRLRADAALFWLETRDQQISRFAQSGLGRETVNAGKSRSLGAEISLAGAVTTNFTLTANYGYTYATFKEYVTNAKSADNKVIEISYNGNYVPFVPKHTLSLGGQYIFRINPGHWLDRIQLNANYTGAGRIYWTEQNDVSQAFYGTLNGRLSLQKGNGQIDFWVRNALDKDYAAFYFESMGNGFMQKGRPIQAGIELRCRF